In the Armatimonas rosea genome, one interval contains:
- a CDS encoding UTP--glucose-1-phosphate uridylyltransferase, giving the protein MSLLLPLITSDDPAVRNTSLDTLCASLDITGLQAECTALERFRHESQSLYERVRACFFLYAIHRFHLPTREGFAVGGHLPYSGYVSLLERRFEEAISAFRGAEAAQGASDALSSALAAAYHRLAFQILADQVRHSVRSVRGNQWMFQANHPAELLLRVRPELTTAGSEGALPILRERTPVRMDLTHSGWSDIFFLGMDYPEGARVLNVSIDLAVHGRDDSPRPPVEAYFRVLDEPVLRLASVDLGASVEITDLNDVFNFGKDYLGLLKAGLIASGVVPPGMEGSGTKLTDLLERLVGPGQGIELVSSVNGIPKGSRLAVSTNLLAALIAVCMRATGQTRTLTGELLEEERRLVAARAILGEWLGGSGGGWQDSGGVWPGIKVIMGQLADTGDPEFGISRGRLLPSHTLLPASSETRQALQDSLVLVHGGLAQNVGPILEMVTEKYLLRGAAEWEARLEAQRFLDAIVGHLGTGDIRAIGKLTTENFYGPIQTIIPWASNLYTESLIQGMREKFGDQFWGFWMLGGMAGGGMGFMVAPERKTEAQGFLQTLMSEQKKRLQSALPFAMEPVVYDFAINDQGTAGDLLDGESAPLPASYYEQMLPNLVRRDSRSLTPALRGELLAIRQAAQTRPELASLPATLFDQLLPSVAAEDKATTLTDLLAQNGFDAVEHEQIRHDLTHGRIGLSQNRLPVHATIRDVEPGDVLELANHAELGSQALARGEVAVVTLAAGVGSRWTQGAGVVKALHPFAQLGEKHRTFIEIHLAKSRKISRAHGAAIPHVFTTSFLTHAATDAFLKSEQNYGYEGPVALSPGQSIGLRLVPTVRDLRFHWEETMQQVLDVQQQKVRDSVRAALIGWAQSKGEGSDYTDNLPGQCLHPVGHWYEVPNLLKNGLLLKLLTERPALRYLMVHNIDTLGADVDPNVLGLFASRTDGIMVEVIPRRLEDRGGGLARVDGRLRLVEGLAMPREEAEFGLTYYNSATTWVRIDSLLSLFGLTRETLADAEKVQESVRRVAARMPTYVTLKDVKKRWGAGQEDIFPVAQFEKLWGDITALPDWQASFVAVPRFRGQQLKDPAQLDGWLRDGSAAHIETLCDWG; this is encoded by the coding sequence GGAGCGCTTCCGCCACGAGAGCCAGAGCCTCTACGAGCGGGTTCGTGCCTGCTTCTTTCTCTACGCAATTCATCGCTTCCACCTGCCGACCCGCGAGGGCTTTGCAGTGGGGGGGCACCTGCCGTACTCGGGCTATGTCAGCCTACTGGAGCGGCGCTTTGAGGAGGCGATCTCAGCGTTTCGCGGGGCCGAGGCGGCGCAGGGGGCCAGCGATGCGCTCTCCAGCGCACTGGCGGCGGCCTACCACCGGCTCGCGTTTCAGATTCTGGCCGACCAGGTGCGCCACTCCGTGCGCTCGGTACGGGGGAATCAGTGGATGTTCCAGGCCAACCATCCCGCCGAGCTGCTCCTGCGCGTCCGCCCGGAGCTCACAACCGCAGGAAGCGAGGGAGCCCTGCCGATCCTGCGTGAGCGGACTCCCGTGCGCATGGACCTGACCCACTCAGGCTGGAGCGATATCTTCTTTCTGGGCATGGACTACCCCGAGGGCGCGCGTGTCCTCAATGTCTCGATTGATCTGGCGGTGCACGGCCGCGATGACTCCCCGCGCCCGCCGGTGGAGGCCTACTTCCGCGTCCTAGACGAGCCCGTCCTGCGCCTCGCCAGTGTCGATCTGGGGGCCAGTGTCGAGATCACGGACCTAAACGATGTCTTTAACTTTGGAAAGGACTACCTCGGGCTGCTCAAGGCGGGCCTGATCGCGTCTGGGGTCGTGCCGCCGGGGATGGAGGGGTCGGGGACCAAGCTGACCGACCTGCTGGAGCGCCTGGTGGGGCCGGGGCAGGGGATCGAGCTCGTCTCCAGTGTCAATGGGATTCCCAAGGGGAGCCGACTTGCGGTCTCGACCAACCTGCTGGCCGCCCTGATCGCGGTCTGTATGCGCGCCACGGGCCAGACCCGGACCCTCACCGGCGAGCTCTTGGAAGAGGAGCGGCGGCTGGTTGCGGCCCGCGCCATTCTTGGGGAGTGGCTCGGGGGCTCGGGCGGCGGCTGGCAGGACAGTGGGGGAGTCTGGCCGGGAATTAAAGTGATCATGGGCCAGCTCGCCGACACGGGCGACCCGGAGTTTGGGATCAGCCGCGGGCGTCTGCTCCCCAGTCACACGCTCCTGCCCGCGAGCTCAGAGACCCGGCAGGCGCTCCAGGACTCGCTGGTGCTGGTGCACGGGGGGCTCGCCCAGAATGTCGGCCCGATCCTGGAGATGGTGACCGAGAAGTATCTGCTGCGCGGTGCCGCCGAGTGGGAGGCACGCCTAGAGGCCCAGCGCTTCCTCGATGCCATTGTCGGGCACCTTGGGACGGGCGATATCCGCGCCATAGGCAAGCTGACCACCGAGAACTTCTACGGCCCGATCCAGACCATCATCCCCTGGGCGAGCAACCTCTACACCGAGAGCCTGATCCAGGGAATGCGCGAGAAGTTCGGCGACCAGTTCTGGGGCTTCTGGATGCTCGGAGGAATGGCCGGCGGGGGCATGGGCTTCATGGTCGCGCCCGAGCGTAAGACCGAGGCGCAGGGCTTCCTGCAGACCCTGATGTCCGAGCAGAAGAAGCGCCTGCAGAGCGCCCTGCCCTTTGCCATGGAGCCGGTGGTCTACGACTTTGCGATCAACGACCAGGGGACTGCCGGTGACCTCCTCGACGGCGAGAGCGCTCCGCTTCCGGCTTCCTACTACGAGCAGATGCTTCCCAATCTGGTGCGGCGGGACTCGCGCTCGCTGACCCCTGCCCTGCGCGGCGAGCTGCTCGCCATCCGCCAGGCTGCCCAGACCCGTCCCGAGCTCGCCTCGCTCCCCGCGACTCTCTTCGACCAGCTGCTGCCGTCGGTGGCGGCAGAGGACAAGGCGACTACCCTCACGGACCTGCTCGCGCAGAACGGCTTCGATGCGGTCGAGCACGAGCAAATTCGCCACGACCTCACCCATGGCCGTATCGGGCTCTCCCAGAATCGCCTGCCGGTCCACGCCACGATCCGGGATGTCGAGCCCGGCGATGTACTGGAGCTGGCCAACCACGCCGAGCTCGGGAGCCAGGCGCTCGCCCGCGGTGAGGTGGCCGTCGTGACCCTGGCCGCAGGGGTCGGGAGCCGCTGGACCCAGGGCGCGGGTGTCGTCAAGGCGCTCCATCCCTTTGCTCAGCTGGGGGAGAAGCACCGCACGTTTATCGAGATTCACCTCGCCAAGAGCCGCAAGATCAGCCGGGCCCACGGTGCGGCGATCCCCCATGTCTTCACCACGAGCTTCCTCACTCACGCGGCGACCGATGCCTTCCTAAAGAGTGAGCAGAACTACGGCTACGAAGGCCCCGTGGCGCTCTCGCCCGGACAGTCGATTGGTCTGCGCCTTGTCCCGACTGTCCGTGACCTGCGCTTCCACTGGGAAGAGACCATGCAGCAGGTGCTCGATGTCCAGCAACAAAAAGTGCGCGACTCCGTGCGGGCGGCGCTGATCGGCTGGGCGCAGAGCAAGGGCGAGGGCTCGGACTACACCGACAACCTGCCGGGGCAGTGCCTCCACCCAGTCGGGCACTGGTACGAGGTTCCCAACCTGCTGAAGAACGGCCTGCTCCTCAAGCTCCTCACCGAGCGCCCCGCCCTGAGGTACCTGATGGTGCACAATATCGACACGCTCGGCGCCGATGTCGATCCCAATGTCCTGGGGCTTTTCGCGTCGCGCACCGATGGCATCATGGTAGAGGTGATCCCACGCCGCCTGGAGGACCGGGGCGGTGGCCTCGCCCGCGTGGACGGCCGCCTGCGCCTGGTCGAGGGACTTGCCATGCCGCGTGAGGAGGCGGAGTTCGGCCTGACCTACTACAACTCCGCGACCACGTGGGTACGGATCGACTCGCTCCTCTCCCTCTTTGGCCTAACCCGCGAGACCCTCGCCGATGCGGAGAAGGTACAGGAGAGCGTCCGCCGTGTCGCGGCCCGGATGCCGACCTACGTTACCCTCAAGGATGTCAAGAAGCGCTGGGGCGCGGGGCAGGAGGACATCTTCCCCGTGGCGCAGTTCGAGAAGCTCTGGGGCGACATCACCGCTCTCCCGGACTGGCAGGCGAGCTTTGTGGCGGTCCCACGCTTCCGCGGCCAGCAGCTCAAAGACCCCGCCCAGCTCGAC